The Montipora capricornis isolate CH-2021 chromosome 3, ASM3666992v2, whole genome shotgun sequence genome window below encodes:
- the LOC138040333 gene encoding uncharacterized protein, which produces MADLPEDRLEPAAPFTNCAVDYFGPFLVKQGRKDVKRYGVLFTCMSSRAIHLEVSASLETDSFLNALHRFLCRRGPIRQIRCDQGTNLVGAKNELMKCLSELDHDKISSELLKANCDWVNFKLNIPTASHMGGAWERQIKSVRSVLQALLASSGKQLDEESLTTFMCEAEAIVNSRPLTVDSLNDPDSLEPLTPNHLLTLKTKILLPPPSNFQAEDLYSRRRWRRVQHLSNEFWARWKKEYLLGLQQRNKWTDSHKDLQIGDIVIIKDQDLPRNRWELGRVIKTNNGWTFFLGQ; this is translated from the coding sequence ATGGCAGACTTACCAGAGGACCGCTTGGAACCCGCCGCACCCTTCACCAATTGTGCGGTAGATTATTTTGGCCCCTTTCTGGTTAAACAAGGAAGAAAGGACGTTAAAAGATATGGCGTTCTATTCACATGCATGTCCTCCAGAGCCATACATTTAGAAGTCTCAGCAAGCTTGGAAACCGACTCGTTTCTCAATGCTCTTCACCGCTTTCTTTGTCGTAGAGGACCGATCCGCCAGATACGCTGTGACCAGGGAACCAACCTTGTGGGTGCGAAGAATGAGTTGATGAAATGCCTCTCAGAGCTCGATCACGACAAGATAAGCTCAGAGCTATTGAAGGCCAATTGTGACTGGGTTAACTTTAAGTTGAACATTCCGACTGCTAGCCACATGGGAGGAGCCTGGGAAAGGCAGATCAAGTCCGTTCGCAGCGTGCTACAAGCTCTCCTGGCATCCAGCGGCAAACAACTCGATGAAGAATCCCTGACCACTTTCATGTGTGAGGCGGAAGCCATCGTGAACAGCCGGCCGCTGACTGTTGACTCCCTAAATGATCCCGACTCCCTGGAGCCATTGACTCCAAACCACTTGCTTACGCTGAAAACGAAGATCTTGCTTCCCCCACCAAGCAACTTCCAGGCTGAAGATCTTTACTCCAGGAGGCGTTGGAGACGCGTGCAGCATCTTTCCAATGAATTTTGGGCTCGATGGAAGAAGGAGTACCTTCTAGGACTGCAACAGAGAAACAAGTGGACTGATAGTCATAAGGACCTCCAGATAGGTGATATCGTGATCATTAAGGATCAAGACCTTCCCCGCAATAGATGGGAACTCGGCAGAGTAATCAAGACTAACAATGGATGGACCTTTTTCTTGGGGCAGTAG
- the LOC138040332 gene encoding uncharacterized protein, with protein MEVGILIGCNCPKALKPRNVILGKESDPYAVRTSLGWGIVGPVTPRKDTADEEIDMLTSNRILSNEVGNEEQVHSKIVATVETKEVLSPLDIRNVLESDFSESKDPKMVATSQEDRQFLARVNEGIKHLPNRHYELPLPLKSEQENLPNNRDMALQCLKHLKGSMESDENYKRDYADFMRKMIDQGNAKKIQDRDISTTKPTWYIPHHGVYHPKKQKIRVVFDCSAQYKGESLNKHLLQGPDLTNSLVGVLCRFRKESVAFICDIEGTFHQVQVTQEHRDLLRFLWWENGDTRKTPQEYRMTVYLFGATSSPGCANFALKSTANDHESELGSAAADFLRNDFYVDDGLKSVATADEAIALIKNAREMCFKGGFNLHKFVSNDKQVIASIPESSRAEDSRTLDFNQDSLPIERALGVQWCVENDTFNFCILLSNRPTTRRGILSTVSSVFNPLGFVAPFILKGKKILQELCKDNVGWDEPVSETISTRWLKWRSSVQALSNFIVDRCYHPRDFGQIVTRELHHFSDASTKGYGQSTYFRLVNNKGDIHCSFVMGKARVTPLKPMTMPRLELTAALVSTRVSEQIKKELPLEYHSETFWIDSKVVLGYVKNESRRFHIFVANRVQEIQEKTSREQCRYVDTTSNPADIASCGISANRLQNSAWIQGPEFLWKSRDQWPSKDQAHAEAILQDDPEVRKSLSVATSSEVKFATLEERLRYFSSWHRAKRAIALCIRYMHKLKAKKHSQVPSGDLLKLTVAEMQHAETVIIRAAQASLFETELASWNSADRQVTVRGTVRYGNSIPSSTRMAFFLLVDALEEQGYPTRASFPQYSTRPAT; from the coding sequence ATGGAAGTGGGAATTTTGATCGGGTGTAACTGTCCAAAGGCCTTAAAACCAAGGAATGTTATCCTCGGAAAAGAAAGTGATCCGTATGCAGTACGAACCTCATTAGGCTGGGGTATTGTCGGCCCAGTAACACCTCGTAAAGACACAGCTGATGAGGAAATTGATATGCTGACCTCCAACAGGATTCTGAGCAATGAGGTAGGCAACGAAGAGCAAGTTCACAGCAAGATTGTTGCCACCGTGGAAACAAAGGAAGTGTTAAGTCCTCTAGATATTAGAAACGTGCTCGAGTCTGACTTCTCAGAAAGCAAAGACCCTAAGATGGTGGCGACCTCCCAAGAAGATAGACAATTCCTAGCTAGAGTAAACGAAGGGATTAAACATCTGCCAAACCGTCACTATGAACTCCCTTTACCATTGAAGTCTGAGCAGGAAAACCTCCCAAACAACAGAGATATGGCATTGCAATGCCTTAAACACCTGAAAGGGAGCATGGAATCAGACGAAAACTACAAAAGGGATTATGCAGACTTCATGAGAAAAATGATCGATCAGGGTAATGCGAAGAAGATACAAGATAGAGACATCTCTACAACAAAACCAACATGGTATATTCCTCACCACGGTGTATACCACCCAAAGAAGCAGAAAATCAGAGTTGTGTTCGATTGCTCCGCCCAGTACAAAGGTGAAAGCCTCAATAAACATCTCTTACAGGGGCCTGATCTGACGAACTCTCTTGTAGGAGTATTGTGTAGATTTCGCAAGGAATCTGTTGCGTTTATATGCGACATCGAAGGTACGTTCCATCAAGTGCAAGTAACGCAGGAACATCGTGACCTACTTCGCTTTTTATGGTGGGAGAACGGCGATACCCGGAAGACACCACAGGAGTATAGAATGACAGTGTACCTTTTCGGCGCCACAAGTTCACCGGGGTGTGCGAATTTCGCCCTTAAGTCAACTGCCAACGACCATGAATCAGAACTCGGCTCAGCCGCTGCTGATTTTCTTCGAAACGACTTTTATGTTGATGACGGCTTGAAATCGGTTGCCACTGCAGACGAAGCAATTGCGCTCATAAAGAACGCCAGAGAGATGTGTTTTAAGGGAGGCTTTAACCTTCACAAATTTGTCTCAAACGACAAGCAAGTCATCGCCAGCATACCAGAGTCCAGCAGAGCGGAAGACAGCAGGACCCTCGACTTTAACCAAGATTCCCTTCCCATTGAACGCGCACTTGGGGTACAGTGGTGCGTGGAGAATGATACCTTCAACTTTTGTATTCTGCTAAGTAATCGACCAACAACAAGAAGAGGAATATTATCCACCGTAAGTTCGGTCTTCAACCCGCTTGGCTTCGTCGCCCCATTCATACTGAAAGGCAAGAAGATCTTGCAAGAACTTTGCAAGGACAACGTGGGCTGGGACGAACCCGTTTCTGAAACCATATCGACAAGATGGCTGAAATGGAGATCAAGTGTACAGGCCCTTTCGAACTTTATTGTCGATAGATGCTACCACCCAAGGGATTTTGGACAGATTGTCACAAGGGAGTTGCACCATTTCTCTGACGCAAGTACCAAGGGCTATGGTCAGAGTACGTACTTTCGTCTTGTCAACAACAAAGGTGATATCCACTGCTCTTTCGTTATGGGGAAAGCCAGAGTGACACCCCTCAAGCCAATGACAATGCCAAGGCTAGAGCTAACGGCAGCTCTAGTATCCACAAGAGTAAGTGAGCAGATTAAGAAGGAGCTCCCCCTAGAATACCACTCAGAGACCTTCTGGATAGACAGCAAGGTGGTTCTAGGATACGTGAAAAACGAGTCCAGACGGTTTCATATCTTTGTGGCGAATAGGGTGCAGGAAATCCAGGAGAAGACGTCCCGAGAGCAATGCAGATATGTTGACACGACTTCAAACCCTGCAGACATTGCCTCCTGTGGAATCAGCGCAAATCGCCTGCAAAATTCTGCATGGATACAAGGACCAGAATTCCTATGGAAGAGTAGAGATCAATGGCCATCAAAAGACCAAGCACATGCTGAAGCAATTTTGCAAGACGATCCAGAAGTAAGGAAGTCTTTGAGTGTAGCAACCAGCTCAGAAGTCAAATTCGCCACATTAGAGGAGCGTCTGAGATACTTCTCCTCATGGCACAGGGCCAAGAGAGCAATCGCGTTATGTATCCGCTACATGCACAAGCTAAAGGCTAAGAAACATTCACAAGTTCCATCCGGCGATTTACTCAAACTTACAGTCGCCGAGATGCAGCACGCAGAGACCGTTATAATTAGAGCAGCTCAGGCCAGTTTGTTCGAGACAGAACTCGCATCATGGAACTCCGCCGACAGACAAGTAACTGTGAGAGGGACAGTCCGCTACGGAAACTCGATACCTTCCTCAACGAGAATGGCATTCTTTCTGTTGGTGGACGCATTAGAAGAGCAAGGCTACCCGACTCGAGCAAGTTTCCCGCAATACTCCACAAGACCAGCCACGTGA